In Streptomyces nojiriensis, one genomic interval encodes:
- a CDS encoding choice-of-anchor A family protein — protein MSARNWTLGLAIGAVLASAAPAASAEGPGGDRPAAVARAPLPGGLGPCVPGDCPDPYPAIGTDGIPQGRDNGINIFAGGDFRVRGRASEAEGRLVVLGDFDQDKQAGGDSRYNVGIVGAGSRVPPPAGADFLTTGGSVTVAAGERLLADGGVVRYAGSVEGAVTGRPVGDPAAVTPYAGLRDRLSAASQCYARVDGQPRRATGTAVDNGYETLFTGDGTSSLQVFNIDANLVGNGGGQQGIRFARIPDTATVLVNVLGATRTISTYSGGIQDTDPLNAYRDRLLWNFPDATTVNLTGGGQFQGSFLMGQQSSETTVTLPGINGRFFTTGSVTHGSSTTGGGGQEFHAYPFNGDLPDCAGPVPVTGSVSVLKRDAGTGAALQGARFELWRETNGRDGLQDTAPGADTLVAECTTPGSGICERTGEPGTYYWRETGAPPGYDLDDTVHELTLTAENAAAGVRYEADNRRTPEPPDTARVVLRKTDRATGLPLAGARFDLWRESNGSTGLQTDQPGGDTRLDGACVTDTQGTCTVELPIGHTYYWRETAAPVGYETPADPATRFDLDLGDVADGVVVDVANTPVSEEYEGRIRVVKQDARTRQPLRGAVFELWQETNNTPGLQTRGSNADHRAAPGCTTDRTGVCDFGPLPEGWYYLVETAVPAGYVLPADRVTGPLRLDIGTPDRRIVVTLRNKPVDHGKDDHGKDDHGKGDHGKDKHPKQPKHPKGDHGKGKHPQQAKHPKGGPGKGKHPQHSKHSKHPHPKHSKHPHPKHSKHSKGPRA, from the coding sequence ATGTCAGCAAGGAACTGGACCCTCGGGCTCGCGATCGGAGCCGTACTGGCCTCCGCCGCGCCCGCGGCCTCCGCGGAGGGTCCCGGTGGCGACCGCCCGGCGGCGGTCGCCAGAGCTCCGCTTCCCGGGGGGCTGGGGCCCTGCGTCCCGGGAGACTGCCCCGACCCGTACCCGGCCATCGGCACCGACGGCATCCCCCAGGGCCGGGACAACGGCATCAACATCTTCGCGGGGGGCGACTTCCGGGTCCGGGGCCGGGCCTCCGAGGCCGAAGGCCGGCTCGTCGTCCTCGGCGACTTCGACCAGGACAAGCAGGCGGGCGGGGACAGCCGCTACAACGTGGGCATCGTCGGCGCCGGTTCGAGGGTGCCCCCGCCCGCCGGCGCCGACTTCCTCACCACCGGCGGCTCGGTCACCGTCGCCGCGGGCGAACGCCTGCTCGCCGACGGCGGTGTGGTCCGGTACGCCGGCTCCGTCGAGGGCGCGGTGACGGGCCGCCCGGTCGGCGACCCCGCCGCCGTCACCCCGTACGCGGGGCTGCGCGACCGGCTCAGCGCCGCCAGCCAGTGCTACGCACGGGTCGACGGGCAGCCGCGCCGCGCCACCGGCACGGCCGTCGACAACGGCTACGAGACGCTCTTCACCGGCGACGGCACCTCCTCGCTCCAGGTCTTCAACATCGACGCGAACCTGGTCGGCAACGGGGGCGGCCAGCAGGGCATCCGGTTCGCGCGGATCCCGGACACGGCCACCGTGCTGGTGAACGTCCTGGGCGCCACCCGCACGATCAGCACGTACAGCGGCGGCATCCAGGACACCGACCCCCTCAACGCCTACCGCGACCGGCTGCTGTGGAACTTCCCGGACGCCACCACCGTGAACCTGACCGGTGGCGGCCAGTTCCAGGGCAGCTTCCTCATGGGGCAGCAGTCCTCGGAGACCACCGTCACCCTGCCCGGCATCAACGGGCGCTTCTTCACCACCGGCTCCGTCACCCACGGCAGCAGCACGACCGGGGGCGGCGGCCAGGAGTTCCACGCCTACCCCTTCAACGGCGACCTGCCCGACTGCGCCGGCCCGGTCCCGGTGACGGGCTCGGTCTCGGTGCTCAAGCGGGACGCGGGGACGGGCGCGGCGCTGCAGGGGGCACGGTTCGAACTGTGGCGGGAGACGAACGGGAGGGACGGACTGCAGGACACCGCCCCGGGCGCCGACACCCTCGTCGCCGAGTGCACGACGCCGGGCTCCGGCATCTGCGAGCGGACCGGCGAGCCCGGTACGTACTACTGGCGCGAGACCGGGGCGCCGCCCGGCTACGACCTGGACGACACCGTCCACGAGCTGACCCTCACCGCCGAGAACGCCGCGGCCGGGGTCCGGTACGAGGCGGACAACCGGCGCACCCCCGAGCCGCCGGACACCGCACGGGTGGTGCTGCGCAAGACCGACCGGGCCACCGGGCTCCCGCTGGCGGGTGCGCGGTTCGACCTGTGGCGGGAGAGCAACGGCTCCACCGGACTGCAGACGGACCAGCCGGGCGGCGACACCCGTCTCGACGGGGCCTGCGTGACCGACACCCAGGGCACCTGCACGGTGGAGCTGCCGATCGGGCACACGTACTACTGGCGGGAGACCGCCGCCCCGGTCGGGTACGAGACCCCGGCCGACCCGGCCACCCGGTTCGACCTGGACCTGGGTGACGTCGCGGACGGCGTCGTCGTCGACGTCGCGAACACCCCGGTGAGCGAGGAGTACGAGGGCCGGATCCGGGTCGTGAAGCAGGACGCGCGGACCAGGCAGCCGCTGCGCGGCGCGGTCTTCGAGCTGTGGCAGGAGACCAACAACACCCCGGGCCTGCAGACGCGCGGCAGCAACGCCGACCACCGGGCCGCCCCGGGCTGCACCACCGACCGGACCGGCGTCTGCGACTTCGGCCCGCTCCCCGAGGGCTGGTACTACCTGGTCGAGACGGCGGTCCCCGCGGGTTACGTCCTGCCGGCCGACCGGGTCACCGGCCCGCTGCGCCTCGACATCGGCACGCCGGACCGGCGCATCGTGGTCACGCTGCGGAACAAGCCGGTCGACCACGGCAAGGACGACCACGGCAAGGACGACCACGGCAAGGGCGACCACGGGAAGGACAAGCACCCCAAGCAGCCGAAGCACCCCAAGGGCGACCACGGCAAGGGCAAGCACCCCCAGCAGGCGAAGCACCCGAAGGGCGGCCCCGGGAAGGGCAAGCACCCTCAGCACTCCAAGCACTCCAAGCACCCGCACCCGAAACACTCCAAGCACCCGCACCCGAAGCACTCCAAGCACTCCAAGGGCCCCCGGGCCTGA
- a CDS encoding enoyl-CoA hydratase/isomerase family protein, translating to MTLSLEVSEGVGTIRLDRPPMNALDIATQDRLRELAVEATDRTDVRAVIIYGGEKVFAAGADIKEMQTMDHEAMVARSRALQDAFTAVARIPKPVVAAITGYALGGGCELALCADYRIAADNAKLGQPEILLGLIPGAGGTQRLSRLIGPSKAKDLIFTGRMVKADEALTLGLVDRVVPAAEVYEQAHSWAAKLAQGPAIALRAAKECVDAGLEADIDTGLTIERNWFAGLFATEDRERGMRSFVEEGPGKAKFV from the coding sequence ATGACCCTCTCTCTCGAAGTCTCCGAAGGCGTCGGCACCATCCGCCTGGACCGGCCGCCCATGAACGCCCTGGACATCGCGACCCAGGACCGGCTGCGCGAGCTCGCGGTGGAGGCGACCGACCGGACCGACGTCCGCGCGGTCATCATCTACGGCGGCGAGAAGGTGTTCGCGGCGGGCGCGGACATCAAGGAGATGCAGACGATGGACCACGAGGCGATGGTCGCCCGGTCCCGCGCGCTCCAGGACGCCTTCACCGCCGTCGCGCGGATCCCCAAGCCCGTCGTCGCGGCCATCACCGGTTACGCGCTGGGCGGCGGGTGCGAGCTCGCACTGTGCGCCGACTACCGGATCGCCGCCGACAACGCCAAGCTCGGCCAGCCCGAGATCCTGCTCGGCCTGATCCCGGGCGCGGGCGGCACCCAGCGGCTGTCCCGGCTGATCGGACCGTCCAAGGCCAAGGACCTGATCTTCACCGGGCGCATGGTCAAGGCCGACGAGGCGCTGACCCTCGGCCTGGTCGACCGTGTGGTGCCCGCCGCCGAGGTGTACGAGCAGGCGCACTCCTGGGCCGCCAAGCTGGCGCAGGGGCCCGCGATCGCGCTGCGTGCCGCCAAGGAGTGCGTGGACGCGGGTCTGGAGGCCGACATCGACACCGGTCTCACCATCGAACGCAACTGGTTCGCGGGCCTGTTCGCCACCGAGGACCGCGAGCGCGGGATGCGCAGTTTCGTCGAAGAGGGCCCGGGCAAGGCGAAGTTCGTCTGA
- a CDS encoding ATP-binding protein has translation MAGLEGVEQPRQRGSASAVRLTAAAEDEQGLKALESYGNPAEAEVTLPSMPESASTARRLTQCVVVRLWGLSPQIAEHAVLLVSELVGNAVRHTGARSFGLRMLRRRGWIRVEVRDPSRGLPCLMPVHELDTTGRGLFLVDKLSDRWGADLLPRGKITWFEMRVADRQNA, from the coding sequence ATGGCGGGCCTGGAGGGTGTGGAACAGCCGCGGCAGCGCGGCAGCGCTTCGGCGGTACGGCTCACGGCGGCTGCTGAGGACGAACAGGGCCTCAAGGCGTTGGAGTCGTACGGAAATCCGGCCGAGGCCGAAGTGACACTGCCGTCCATGCCGGAATCGGCGAGCACCGCGCGCCGGCTCACCCAGTGCGTGGTGGTCCGCCTCTGGGGCCTCTCGCCGCAGATCGCCGAGCACGCCGTCCTGCTGGTCTCGGAGCTCGTGGGCAACGCGGTCCGGCACACCGGGGCCCGCTCCTTCGGCTTACGCATGCTGCGGCGCCGCGGCTGGATCCGGGTGGAGGTGCGCGACCCCTCGCGCGGGCTGCCCTGCCTGATGCCGGTCCATGAGCTGGACACCACCGGCCGGGGCCTCTTCCTCGTCGACAAGCTGTCCGACCGCTGGGGCGCGGACCTGCTGCCGCGCGGGAAGATCACCTGGTTCGAGATGCGGGTCGCCGACCGCCAGAACGCCTGA
- a CDS encoding YncE family protein, which translates to MTTTRLPRTAGALLAGLVLAALAGCGSAGKEPAEALGTKGPAKPVKAAPAVPPGLPGMPPVLDPNDVYAADRPNKLSPVVKDFPSRVYVPNTNSNTVSVIDPATYQVIDTIPVGVQPQHVVPSWDLKTLWVNNNRGHTLTPINPATGEAGKPVEVHDPYNLYFTPNGKYAIVMASMDKELVFRDPHTMDRVKTVPVTCYGVNHADFSADGRYFIVSCEFSGELLKVDTERMEVVGQQKLPFEGAMPQDVKVSPDGKTFYVADMMAHGMWVLGGDTFETPKLLPTGKGCHGLYVSRDSKEMYVSNRGEGTISVFNFPENKLTKKWTLPDGGSPDMGGVSADGKVLWLSGRYNSEVYALDTQTGKQLARIPVGGGPHGLAVYPQPGRYSLGHTGIFR; encoded by the coding sequence ATGACGACCACCCGCCTTCCCCGGACTGCCGGCGCGCTGCTGGCAGGTCTGGTCCTCGCCGCCCTGGCCGGCTGCGGATCAGCCGGCAAGGAACCCGCCGAGGCGCTCGGCACCAAGGGCCCGGCCAAGCCCGTCAAGGCCGCGCCGGCCGTCCCGCCCGGTCTGCCCGGCATGCCGCCCGTGCTCGATCCGAACGACGTCTACGCCGCGGACCGGCCGAACAAGCTCTCCCCCGTGGTCAAGGACTTCCCGTCCCGCGTCTACGTGCCGAACACCAACTCCAACACGGTGTCCGTCATCGACCCGGCGACCTACCAGGTCATCGACACCATCCCGGTCGGGGTCCAGCCCCAGCACGTGGTCCCCTCCTGGGACCTGAAGACCCTGTGGGTCAACAACAACCGCGGTCACACGCTCACCCCGATCAACCCGGCCACCGGCGAGGCCGGAAAGCCGGTCGAGGTGCACGACCCGTACAACCTGTACTTCACGCCGAACGGCAAGTACGCGATCGTCATGGCCTCCATGGACAAGGAGCTGGTCTTCCGCGACCCGCACACGATGGACCGGGTCAAGACGGTCCCCGTGACCTGCTACGGCGTCAACCACGCGGACTTCTCCGCCGACGGCCGCTACTTCATCGTGAGCTGCGAGTTCTCCGGCGAACTCCTCAAGGTCGACACCGAGCGCATGGAGGTCGTCGGCCAGCAGAAGCTGCCGTTCGAGGGCGCGATGCCGCAGGACGTCAAGGTCTCCCCGGACGGGAAGACCTTCTACGTCGCGGACATGATGGCGCACGGCATGTGGGTGCTCGGCGGGGACACGTTCGAGACCCCCAAACTGCTGCCCACCGGGAAGGGCTGCCACGGCCTCTACGTGAGCCGCGACTCCAAGGAGATGTACGTCTCCAACCGGGGCGAGGGCACCATCTCGGTCTTCAACTTCCCCGAGAACAAGCTCACCAAGAAGTGGACGCTGCCGGACGGCGGCAGCCCCGACATGGGCGGGGTCTCCGCCGACGGCAAGGTGCTGTGGCTGTCGGGCCGTTACAACTCCGAGGTCTACGCGCTCGACACGCAGACCGGCAAGCAGCTCGCCCGGATCCCGGTGGGCGGCGGACCGCACGGACTCGCCGTCTACCCGCAGCCCGGCCGCTACTCGCTCGGCCACACCGGCATCTTCCGCTAG
- a CDS encoding tRNA-dependent cyclodipeptide synthase yields MTITADASFEVLPFTRTCRHIWEDGDHVLIGVSPGNSYFSAERIADLARWATTRFAQVDFVYADLHVDRMFAAFGHTREHAEKRAAKEIKAVRRRILKGVAESGPPGVEIRVRALSEFRSNPVYQLLHRRVLHFLETDEEFRKGCEEMALHFAGSKLPEGESITDEQLRVCFDYMAAELPFFVDTPSILDVPSSVAAYHVRMPLTDVLFARGGGLRATRNQAYAVVRPEATAPGSAADPAPTERTADGRRAA; encoded by the coding sequence ATGACGATCACAGCTGACGCATCATTCGAAGTTCTGCCCTTCACCCGCACCTGCCGACATATCTGGGAAGACGGCGACCATGTGCTCATCGGCGTGAGTCCCGGAAACAGCTATTTCAGCGCCGAACGCATCGCCGACCTGGCCCGATGGGCCACGACTCGGTTCGCACAGGTCGACTTCGTCTACGCGGACCTCCACGTGGACCGGATGTTCGCCGCCTTCGGCCACACCCGGGAGCATGCGGAGAAGCGCGCGGCGAAAGAGATCAAGGCGGTCCGGCGGCGGATCCTCAAGGGCGTCGCGGAATCAGGCCCGCCAGGGGTGGAAATCCGCGTCCGGGCACTCTCCGAATTCCGGTCGAACCCGGTCTACCAACTACTCCACAGGCGCGTCCTGCATTTCCTGGAGACCGACGAGGAATTCCGCAAGGGCTGCGAGGAAATGGCTCTGCATTTCGCTGGATCCAAGTTGCCGGAAGGTGAATCCATCACGGACGAGCAGTTGCGGGTCTGTTTCGATTACATGGCGGCCGAGCTGCCGTTCTTCGTGGACACCCCGAGCATTCTCGACGTGCCGTCCTCGGTGGCGGCGTACCACGTCAGGATGCCGCTGACCGATGTCCTCTTCGCCCGCGGCGGGGGCCTGCGCGCGACCCGCAACCAGGCGTACGCCGTCGTACGGCCCGAGGCCACCGCACCCGGGAGCGCCGCGGACCCCGCACCGACCGAAAGGACCGCCGATGGGCGTCGAGCAGCTTGA
- a CDS encoding flavodoxin family protein, giving the protein MAAAYDYSDLTALYVNCTLKRSPETSNTEGLIDRSRRVMESAGTRTSLIRAVDHDIATGVWPDMTEHGWESDQWPVLYSRIMDADILVLCGPIWLGDNSSVMKQVIERLYACSSLLNERGQYAYYGRVGGALITGNEDGVKHCAMNILYSLQHLGYVIPPQADAGWIGEAGPGPSYLDPGSGGPENDFTNRNTAFMSWNLMHLAALLKRSGGIPPHGNQRSQWDAGCRFDFPNPEHR; this is encoded by the coding sequence GTGGCTGCCGCATACGACTACTCGGACCTGACCGCCCTCTATGTGAACTGCACGCTCAAACGCTCACCCGAGACCAGCAACACCGAGGGCCTGATCGACCGGAGCCGCAGGGTCATGGAATCGGCCGGCACGAGGACCTCCCTCATCCGCGCCGTCGACCACGACATCGCGACCGGGGTCTGGCCCGACATGACCGAGCACGGCTGGGAGAGCGACCAGTGGCCGGTCCTCTACAGCCGGATCATGGACGCCGACATCCTCGTCCTGTGCGGCCCCATCTGGCTCGGGGACAACAGCTCCGTGATGAAGCAGGTCATCGAGCGGCTCTACGCCTGCTCCTCGCTGCTGAACGAGCGGGGCCAGTACGCCTACTACGGACGGGTCGGCGGCGCGCTGATCACCGGCAACGAGGACGGCGTCAAGCACTGCGCCATGAACATCCTCTACAGCCTCCAGCACCTCGGCTACGTGATTCCGCCGCAGGCCGACGCGGGCTGGATCGGCGAGGCCGGGCCCGGACCCTCCTACCTGGACCCCGGCTCGGGCGGCCCCGAGAACGACTTCACCAACCGCAACACCGCCTTCATGTCCTGGAACCTCATGCACCTGGCCGCCCTGCTCAAGCGCTCGGGCGGCATCCCGCCGCACGGCAACCAGCGCTCGCAGTGGGACGCGGGCTGCCGCTTCGACTTCCCCAACCCCGAGCACCGATGA
- a CDS encoding PadR family transcriptional regulator, with product MSLPHAILTALLEKPSSGLELTRRFDKSIGYFWSATHQQIYRELGRLEESGLIRELPSEVPVRGQKKEYEVLPAGGAELARWVGESQDPKPMRDPLLLRIRAAGVVGPQGLGPELRRHLELHRRQLAQYEAIEEKDFPPGRDAVEDRLRRLVLHGGIALETFWLHWLEEALGEVEDMSGSQD from the coding sequence ATGTCGCTGCCGCACGCCATCCTCACCGCCCTGTTGGAGAAGCCCTCGTCCGGGCTGGAGCTGACCCGGCGGTTCGACAAGTCGATCGGGTACTTCTGGTCGGCGACGCACCAGCAGATCTACCGCGAACTGGGGCGGCTGGAGGAGTCCGGGCTGATCCGGGAGCTGCCGAGCGAGGTGCCCGTGCGGGGGCAGAAGAAGGAGTACGAGGTGCTGCCCGCCGGCGGCGCGGAGCTGGCCCGGTGGGTCGGCGAGAGCCAGGACCCCAAGCCGATGCGCGACCCGCTGCTGCTGCGGATCCGCGCGGCGGGCGTCGTGGGGCCGCAGGGGCTCGGTCCCGAACTGCGGCGCCATCTGGAGCTGCACCGGCGCCAGCTCGCGCAGTACGAGGCCATCGAGGAGAAGGACTTCCCGCCGGGGCGGGACGCCGTGGAGGACCGGCTGCGGCGGCTCGTGCTGCACGGCGGGATCGCCCTGGAGACGTTCTGGCTGCACTGGCTGGAGGAGGCCCTGGGCGAGGTCGAGGACATGTCCGGGTCGCAGGACTGA
- a CDS encoding EF-hand domain-containing protein, with protein MADIESARTTFGKFDVNGDGFVTADEFKAAMAAMGDPFVTGPVADAVIAAKDTNGDGLLSFDEFWASLNK; from the coding sequence GTGGCGGACATCGAGAGCGCACGGACGACGTTCGGCAAGTTCGACGTGAACGGTGACGGCTTCGTCACGGCCGACGAGTTCAAGGCGGCCATGGCGGCCATGGGCGACCCGTTCGTCACCGGCCCCGTCGCGGACGCCGTGATCGCCGCCAAGGACACGAACGGCGACGGCCTGCTGAGCTTCGACGAGTTCTGGGCCTCCCTGAACAAGTAA
- a CDS encoding L,D-transpeptidase has protein sequence MGRTRVNLQPIRGRARTGLPALLLGAALLFTTACGGGGGGNSGSSGGDNAGGGAKTGTEASKAVVSVKPDDGAKEVATSGVLKISSTGGKLSTVTVADTKGNAVEGKLADDGASWEPARHLASATEYKVHAVAKDEAGRESAKDTTFTTLTPTNTFVGHYTPEDGATVGVGMPVSINFTRGITNPEAVEKAITVTAEPAVQIEGHWFGNDRLDFRPENYWAAGTKVTVKLALDGVEGRPGVYGKQTRTVTFTIGRSQVSTVDASTKQMEVVRDGQVFKNVPITAGAPSTTTYNGQMVISEKYEVTRMNGATVGFGGEYDIADVPHAMRLSQSGTFVHGNYWASSGTFGSSNVSHGCVGLRDQRGGGDPDAPAAWFFNESMIGDVVVVKNSKDKQIAPDNGLNGWNMPWAEWIK, from the coding sequence ATGGGGAGAACACGAGTGAACCTGCAGCCGATACGCGGCCGCGCCCGCACCGGCCTGCCGGCCCTTCTGCTGGGGGCGGCCCTGCTGTTCACCACCGCGTGCGGTGGCGGTGGCGGCGGTAACAGCGGCAGCAGCGGTGGCGACAACGCCGGGGGCGGCGCCAAGACCGGCACCGAGGCCTCCAAGGCGGTCGTCAGCGTCAAGCCCGACGACGGGGCCAAGGAAGTCGCCACCAGCGGCGTCCTGAAGATATCGAGCACGGGCGGCAAGCTCAGCACGGTGACCGTGGCGGACACCAAGGGCAACGCGGTCGAGGGCAAGCTCGCCGACGACGGCGCGTCCTGGGAGCCGGCCCGCCACCTGGCCTCCGCCACCGAGTACAAGGTGCACGCGGTCGCCAAGGACGAGGCCGGCCGGGAATCCGCCAAGGACACCACCTTCACCACCCTGACCCCGACCAACACCTTCGTGGGCCACTACACGCCCGAGGACGGCGCCACCGTCGGCGTCGGCATGCCGGTCTCGATCAACTTCACCCGGGGGATCACCAACCCCGAGGCCGTCGAGAAGGCCATCACGGTCACGGCCGAGCCGGCCGTCCAGATCGAGGGCCACTGGTTCGGCAACGACCGCCTCGACTTCCGCCCCGAGAACTACTGGGCCGCGGGCACCAAGGTCACCGTGAAGCTCGCCCTCGACGGGGTCGAAGGCCGCCCCGGCGTCTACGGCAAGCAGACCCGCACGGTCACCTTCACCATCGGCCGCTCCCAGGTCTCCACGGTCGACGCGAGCACCAAGCAGATGGAGGTCGTCCGTGACGGCCAGGTGTTCAAGAACGTCCCGATCACCGCGGGCGCCCCGTCGACGACCACGTACAACGGTCAGATGGTCATCAGCGAGAAGTACGAGGTGACCCGGATGAACGGCGCGACCGTCGGCTTCGGCGGCGAGTACGACATCGCCGACGTCCCGCACGCCATGCGCCTGTCGCAGTCGGGCACCTTCGTCCACGGCAACTACTGGGCCTCCTCCGGCACCTTCGGCTCGTCGAACGTCAGCCACGGCTGTGTGGGCCTGCGCGACCAGCGCGGCGGCGGCGACCCCGACGCGCCCGCGGCCTGGTTCTTCAACGAGTCGATGATCGGCGACGTGGTCGTCGTGAAGAACTCGAAGGACAAGCAGATCGCCCCGGACAACGGCCTCAACGGCTGGAACATGCCGTGGGCGGAGTGGATCAAGTAA
- a CDS encoding cytochrome P450: MGVEQLEGPGNGERPLLDFPLSRRGDVLPQECAWLREKAPVARVRTLTGDPAWLVSSYALAKQVLEDERFSLKDTANAGVPRQYALTIPPEVVNNMGNINSAGLRNAVMKALNPRQKGLRDLLRAKAHELVDAIVAEGGPADLRAGFADPFSAALHCQVLGVPFEDRRRLMSGLDVAFMTAREPFADSALNWYKDVGYFAGRLNDQLALAPEERTGLLGRFAGLKEADPESAHLTDDMFATVAVSLFGAGAVSTSAFLTLAVLALLQRPELIGYLRRHPERMAGAVEELLRWNLSVGDGLPRIALADVQVGDVPVKEGELVLVLLEGANFDPAAFERPDELDLERESANPHLAFGAGRHFCPASALGRAHAEIALEVLVERLPGLRLAVPAENLVWRTGFIKRLPERLPVAW; this comes from the coding sequence ATGGGCGTCGAGCAGCTTGAGGGCCCGGGGAACGGGGAACGGCCGCTCCTGGACTTCCCGCTCTCCCGGCGCGGTGACGTGCTCCCGCAGGAGTGCGCCTGGCTGCGCGAGAAGGCACCGGTCGCCCGGGTCCGCACCCTCACCGGGGACCCGGCCTGGCTGGTGAGCAGCTACGCGCTGGCCAAGCAGGTGCTGGAGGACGAGCGCTTCAGCCTCAAGGACACGGCGAACGCCGGGGTCCCGCGCCAGTACGCGCTGACGATCCCGCCCGAGGTCGTCAACAACATGGGCAACATCAACAGCGCGGGCCTGCGCAACGCGGTCATGAAGGCGCTGAACCCCCGCCAGAAGGGGCTGCGGGACCTGCTGCGCGCCAAGGCCCACGAGCTCGTCGACGCGATCGTCGCCGAGGGCGGCCCGGCGGACCTCCGGGCGGGCTTCGCCGACCCCTTCTCGGCCGCCCTGCACTGCCAGGTGCTGGGGGTGCCGTTCGAGGACCGGCGCCGGCTGATGTCGGGCCTGGACGTCGCGTTCATGACCGCGCGCGAGCCGTTCGCCGACTCCGCCCTCAACTGGTACAAGGACGTGGGCTACTTCGCCGGCCGGCTCAACGACCAGCTCGCACTGGCCCCCGAGGAGCGTACGGGGCTCCTCGGGAGGTTCGCCGGGCTGAAGGAGGCCGATCCGGAGTCGGCGCACCTGACCGACGACATGTTCGCGACGGTCGCCGTCTCCCTCTTCGGTGCGGGCGCGGTCTCCACCTCGGCGTTCCTCACGCTCGCGGTGCTCGCGCTGCTCCAGCGGCCCGAGCTGATCGGGTACCTGCGCCGGCACCCGGAACGCATGGCCGGGGCGGTGGAGGAGCTGCTGCGCTGGAACCTGTCCGTCGGCGACGGCCTGCCGCGCATCGCCCTGGCGGACGTCCAGGTCGGTGACGTGCCGGTGAAGGAGGGGGAGCTCGTCCTCGTCCTCCTGGAAGGGGCCAACTTCGATCCGGCGGCCTTCGAGCGTCCGGACGAGCTGGATCTGGAGCGCGAGAGCGCGAACCCGCACCTCGCCTTCGGCGCCGGCCGGCACTTCTGCCCTGCGTCCGCGCTGGGCCGGGCCCATGCCGAGATCGCGCTGGAGGTGCTGGTCGAGCGGCTGCCCGGGCTGCGGCTCGCGGTGCCCGCCGAGAACCTCGTCTGGCGTACGGGCTTCATCAAGCGGCTTCCGGAGCGGCTTCCGGTCGCCTGGTAG
- a CDS encoding polysaccharide deacetylase family protein gives MFRVIHPLNGQVLSQPGRRAALRVALRAAALGTAGAAAAGLTAACGPGRPATAPSGPPPGPARPARPAQVAPAAAPRRFPGQPVEIGHGPRDRPRVALTFHGNGDPAIARAVLAAAEKGGARVTVLAIGSWLDAHPELARRILDGGHELGNHTQRHLAINDLPEAQALAEITGCAQRLKRLTGSIGTWFRPSQTQYATPLVQKLAQRAGYPHVLSYDVDSLDFTSPGAAAVIRTVTGTIRPGSVVSLHFGYADTVDALPPLLEELARRNLRAVTTTELLTP, from the coding sequence ATGTTCCGGGTCATCCACCCCTTAAATGGGCAAGTGCTCTCACAACCAGGCCGCCGCGCGGCCCTGCGCGTGGCCCTGCGCGCGGCCGCTCTCGGGACGGCCGGCGCCGCCGCGGCCGGTCTCACCGCCGCCTGCGGCCCGGGCCGGCCCGCCACCGCGCCCTCCGGCCCGCCGCCGGGTCCGGCCCGGCCGGCCCGCCCGGCACAGGTGGCTCCGGCCGCCGCCCCGCGCCGTTTCCCCGGGCAGCCCGTCGAGATCGGCCACGGTCCGCGCGACCGCCCCCGGGTCGCCCTCACCTTCCACGGCAACGGGGACCCCGCCATCGCCCGGGCGGTGCTGGCCGCGGCCGAGAAGGGGGGCGCGCGGGTCACCGTACTGGCCATCGGATCCTGGCTCGACGCACACCCGGAGCTGGCCCGCCGCATCCTCGACGGCGGTCACGAGCTCGGCAACCACACCCAGCGCCACCTCGCGATCAACGACCTGCCCGAGGCGCAGGCCCTCGCCGAGATCACCGGCTGCGCCCAGCGCCTCAAGCGGCTCACCGGCTCCATCGGCACCTGGTTCCGGCCCTCCCAGACCCAGTACGCGACCCCCCTCGTGCAGAAACTGGCCCAGCGGGCGGGCTACCCGCACGTCCTCTCGTACGACGTGGACTCCCTCGACTTCACCTCGCCCGGTGCCGCGGCCGTCATCCGCACCGTCACCGGGACGATCCGGCCCGGATCGGTGGTGAGCCTGCACTTCGGCTACGCGGACACGGTCGACGCGCTGCCCCCCCTCCTCGAAGAACTCGCGCGCCGCAACCTGCGCGCGGTGACCACCACGGAGCTGCTGACCCCATGA